In the genome of Athene noctua unplaced genomic scaffold, bAthNoc1.hap1.1 HAP1_HAP1_scaffold_558, whole genome shotgun sequence, one region contains:
- the LOC141955766 gene encoding olfactory receptor 14J1-like yields MSNGSSTTEFLLLAFADRRELQLLHFWLFLGISLAALLGNGLIITAIACDHRLHTPMYFFLLNLSLLDLGSVSTTLPKAMANSLWDNRHISYLGCAAQVFFFLFFISAEFYVLTIMSYDRYVAICKPLHYGTLLGSRACVHMAAAAWGTGFLNSLLHTANTFSLPLCHGNTLDQFFCEIPQILKLSCSHSYLREVGFIMVSACLVFGCFVFIVVSYVQIFRAVLRIPSEQGRHKAFSTCLPHLAVVSLFVCTSFFAHLKPPSISSPSLDLVVSFLYSVVPPAVNPLIYSMRNQEIKDALRKLITRCYSDKISCSSAAA; encoded by the coding sequence atgtccaacggcagctccaccaccgagttcctcctcctggcattcgcagacagacgggagctgcagctcctgcacttctggctcttcctgggcatctccctggctgccctcctgggcaacggcctcatcatcaccgccatcgcctgtgaccaccgcctgcacacccccatgtacttcttcctcctcaacctctccctcctcgacctgggctccgtctccaccactctccccaaagccatggccaactccctctgggacaacaggcacatctcctacttagGATGTGCTGCAcaggtgtttttctttctcttcttcatctCAGCAGAATTTTATGtactcaccatcatgtcctacgaccgctacgttgccatctgcaaacccctgcactacgggaccctcctgggcagcagagcttgtgtccacatggcagcagctgcctggggcactgggttcctcaattctctcctgcacacggccaacacattttcactaccTCTCTGCCatggcaacaccctggaccagttcttctgtgaaatcccccagatcctcaagctctcctgctcacactcctacctcagggaagttgggtttatcatggtcagtgcctgtttagtttttgggtgttttgtgttcattgtggtgtcctatgtgcagatcttcagggccgtgctgaggatcccctctgagcagggacggcacaaagccttttccacgtgcctccctcacctggccgtggtctccctgttTGTTTGCACTTCATTTTTTGCCCACTTGAAGcccccctccatctcctccccatccctggacctggtggtgtcatttctgtactcggtggtgcctccagcagtgaaccccctcatctacagcatgaggaaccaagagatcaaggatgccctgaggaaactgatAACTAGATGTTATTCTGATAAAATAAGctgctcatctgctgctgcaTAA
- the LOC141955765 gene encoding olfactory receptor 14A16-like, protein MSDGSSITEFLLLAFADRRELQLLHFWLFLGISLAALLGNGLIITAIACDHRLHTPMYFFLLNLSLLDLGSISTTLPKAMANSLWHNRHISYLGCAAQLFFFFFFISAEFSLLTIMSYDRYIAICKPLHYGTLLGSRACVHMAAAAWGTGFLYSLLHTANTFSLPLCQGNTLDQFFCEIPQILKLSCSHSYLREVGILLASDCLVFGCFVFIVVSYVQIFRAVLRIPSEQGRHKAFSTCLPHLAVVSLFVSTGLFAHVKPSSFSAPTLDLVVSFLYSVIPPLVNPVIYSLRNRDLKHALDSMITRYF, encoded by the coding sequence atgtccgacggcagctccatcaccgagttcctcctcctggcattcgcagacagacgggagctgcagctcctgcacttctggctcttcctgggcatctccctggctgccctcctgggcaacggcctcatcatcaccgccatcgcctgtgaccaccgcctgcacacccccatgtacttcttcctcctcaacctctccctcctcgacctgggctccatctccaccactctccccaaagccatggccaactccctctggcacaacaggcacatctcctacttgggatgtgctgcacagctcttcttctttttctttttcatctcagcagagttttctctcctcaccatcatgtcctacgaccgctacattgccatctgcaaacccctgcactacgggaccctcctgggcagcagagcttgtgtccacatggcagcagctgcctggggcactgggttcctttattctctcctgcacacagccaacacattttcactgccactctgccagggcaacaccctggaccagttcttctgtgaaatcccccagatcctcaagctctcctgctcacactcctacctcagggaagttgggatTCTTCTTGCAAGTGATTGTTTAGTGTTTggatgttttgtgttcattgtggtgtcctatgtgcagatcttcagggccgtgctgaggatcccctctgagcagggacggcacaaagccttttccacgtgcctccctcacctggccgtggtctccctatTTGTCAGCACTGGTCTGTTTGCCCACGTGAAGCCCTCCTCCTTCTCAGCCCcaaccctggacctggtggtgtcatttctgtactctgTAATTCCTCCATTAGTGAATCCTGTCATCTATAGCTTGAGGAACAGGGATCTCAAACATGCCCTGGATAGCATGATAACTAGATATTTTTAA